From a single Entelurus aequoreus isolate RoL-2023_Sb linkage group LG12, RoL_Eaeq_v1.1, whole genome shotgun sequence genomic region:
- the usp12b gene encoding ubiquitin carboxyl-terminal hydrolase 12 — MEILMTVRKIASICTMGANASALEKEIGPEQFPVNEHYFGLVNFGNTCYCNSVLQALYFCRPFREKVLAYKVQPRRKESLLTCLADLFNSIATQKKKVGVIPPKKFISRLRKENELFDNYMQQDAHEFLNYLLNTIADLLQEEKSQERQQNGKLVQNGGGGGSTGGSEVGGGEGEGGKETQQTWVHEIFQGTLTNETRCLNCEAVSSKDEDFLDLSVDVEQNTSITHCLRGFSNTETLCSEYKYYCEQCRSKQEAQKRMRVKKLPMILALHLKRFKYMDQLHRYTKLSYRVVFPLELRLFNTSGDATNPDRMYDLVAVVVHCGSGPNRGHYITIVKSHGFWLLFDDDIVEKIDAQAIEEFYGLTSDISKNSESGYILFYQSRD; from the exons ATGGAAATACTGATGACAGTCCGAAAGATCGCCTCGATTTGTACGATG GGCGCCAATGCCTCTGCTTTGGAAAAGGAGATTGGACCGGAACAGTTTCCAGTTAACGAGCACTACTTTGGATTAGTCAAT TTTGGCAACACCTGCTACTGTAACTCGGTGCTGCAGGCGCTCTACTTTTGTCGCCCGTTCAGGGAGAAAGTGTTGGCCTACAAG GTGCAGCCCCGCCGCAAGGAGTCGCTCCTCACCTGCCTGGCCGACTTGTTCAACAGCATCGCCACGCAGAAGAAGAAAGTCGGAGTCATTCCTCCCAAGAAATTCATTTCACGACTGAGAAAGGAAAATG AGCTGTTTGACAACTACATGCAGCAGGATGCCCACGAGTTCCTCAACTACCTCCTCAACACCATCGCCGACCTGCTCCAGGAGGAGAAGAGCCAGGAGCGACAGCAGAACGGAAAGCTGGTGCAGAACGGTGGAGGTGGTGGAAGCACCGGAGGGAGTGAGGTCGGAGGAGGCGAAGGCGAAGGCGGGAAGGAAACGCAGCAGACGTGGGTCCACGAGATCTTCCAGGGAACGCTGACCAATGAGACGCGCTGCCTCAATTGTGAAGCT GTGAGCAGTAAGGACGAGGACTTCCTGGACTTGTCGGTGGACGTGGAGCAGAACACCTCCATCACACACTGCCTCAG GGGTTTCAGCAACACGGAGACTCTGTGCAGCGAGTACAAATACTACTGCGAGCAGTGTCGCAGCAAGCAGGAAGCCCAGAAAAG GATGAGGGTGAAGAAGTTGCCCATGATCCTGGCGCTTCACCTCAAGCGCTTCAAGTACATGGACCAGCTGCACCGCTACACCAAACTATCCTACCGCGTGGTCTTCCCGCTGGAGCTCCGCCTCTTCAACACGTCGGGCGACGCCACCAACCCGGACCGCATGTACGACCTGGTGGCCGTGGTCGTGCACTGTGGCAG CGGACCCAACCGGGGCCACTACATCACCATCGTCAAGAGCCACGGCTTCTGGCTGCTGTTCGACGACGACATTGTGGAG